From Corvus moneduloides isolate bCorMon1 chromosome 2, bCorMon1.pri, whole genome shotgun sequence, one genomic window encodes:
- the LOC116439959 gene encoding G-protein coupled receptor 183-like, which translates to MALVEDVFLPTNLTSSNHSSCNVHNHHLSTKVTFSLFYIILLVFGACGNVLALCITFQHRKKKLNSTDLYLVNLALSDALFTLALPGRIAYYILESDWPFGDWFCRITAFIFYMNTYVSIYFMTCVSVDRYVAVVRTRHPSRIRKMSRARGICVLIWSLVFLQTAPLLLRPMTRRMGDKLTCMEYFNFEEIPNLPYLLLVACMLGFFLPVGIILVCYVRINLKLCQTAKENSLTVKNRHHHRAFTVILVVLLAVLLCFSPYHLNIVQFMVRKILYQPSCREQQAFKMSLQVTVAFMNFNCCIDPIIYFFAFRGYKRRLLRIFRNSGSLATSSTAKTPSDSNSNSQPPGSVSV; encoded by the coding sequence ATGGCTCTTGTGGAGGATGTGTTCCTGCCCACCAACCTCACCTCCAGCAACCATAGCAGCTGCAACGTGCACAACCACCACTTGTCAACCAAAGTcaccttctcccttttctacaTCATCCTGCTGGTGTTCGGTGCCTGTGGGAATGTCCTGGCCCTCTGTATCAccttccagcacaggaagaagaaaCTCAACTCCACCGACCTCTACCTGGTCAACCTGGCCCTCTCCGATGCCCTCTtcaccctggcactgccaggcaggATTGCCTACTACATCCTGGAGTCTGACTGGCCTTTTGGGGACTGGTTCTGCCGGAtcacagctttcattttctaCATGAACACCTATGTGAGCATCTACTTCATGACCTGTGTGAGCGTGGACCGCTACGTTGCTGTGGTACGCACCAGGCACCCCAGCAGGATTCGGAAGATGAGCCGTGCCAGGGGCATCTGTGTCCTCATCTGGTCCTTGGTGTTCCTGCAGACGGCTCCACTGCTCCTGCGGCCCATGACACGAAGGATGGGAGACAAGCTGACATGCATGGAGTACTTCAACTTTGAGGAGATTCCCAATCTGCCCTACCTGCTCCTGGTGGCCTGCATGCTTGGCTTCTTCCTGCCTGTGGGCATCATCTTGGTCTGCTACGTGAGGATCAACCTCAAGCTCTGCCAGACAGCCAAGGAGAACTCGCTGACAGTGAAGAACAGGCACCACCACCGGGCCTTCACCGTCATcctggtggtgctgctggctgtcctgctctgcttcagtCCCTACCACCTCAACATTGTCCAGTTCATGGTCAGGAAGATCCTCTATCAGCCATCCTGCCGTGAGCAGCAAGCCTTCAAGATGTCCCTACAAGTCACTGTGGCATTCATGAACTTCAACTGCTGCATCGACCCCATCATCTACTTCTTCGCCTTCCGGGGCTACAAGCGGAGGCTGCTCCGCATCTTCAGGAACAGCGGTTCACTGGCCACCTCCTCCACTGCCAAGACCCCCTCGgacagcaacagcaacagccAGCCGCCCGGCTCCGTCTCTGTCTag